A segment of the Psilocybe cubensis strain MGC-MH-2018 chromosome 5, whole genome shotgun sequence genome:
AGCATGACTGATAAAGAACGTCTATGCATCGCACTTTTTAACGATTCGTGGGGATACCTTGAAAATATCTGGGACGCTTCGCCAGAGCTAATTTTCCCTCGGGATGACAGAATGTTTCAATTCACAGTAAAGGTTTACGATAATTCCACAGGAAATATGATTGGTACGTCCACTCAACTTCATCCACACCTCAATTTCTTGGCTCACATGGATTCATAGTTTGCTATTGCTCTCTCGTGTGGAACGGCGAAGCAGATCAACGCTACGCCAAAATTTTGATTTGCATTCCCAAGGAGATGTCCGAAAAGGTCACAGTGAGTATCTACTCCACTGAATGTCTTCCTGGTCTCATTAAGACGGTATATAGGTCAATAACCAGCTCATAGCCACAGATATGCCTACAGCGCTTACTGATGGAGATGTTATACATTACGTCGATGGTGGAATCAGTACGTATTTCTCATCCATTTGCAGGAATGAGGTATCAACGTATCGGTTTATCCCCAAGTCAAGGCCTTCATATTCCGTTTTACGGCTAACCGCGCCAGTCTGCCGCTATTGGAAGATATTTACGAACCAGTGAAAAATTCTCCGATTGAAAAAGGGAGACACGGAACCGTCACACGCATGAAGCAAAAGGGCCCTCCTGGACATATCATGGCGGTAAAAACCATAGACCTTTCTAAACTAACGCATGACTCGTATGAACTTTCCGTCATGGAATTACTAGCGAATGGTGACCATAAAAATGTTTGCAACTACGAATGCTTTTTTTATAATGTCCCAATGTTCACTATTGGTATGTGGTGCATATTCCATATCTAAATTTATTCATATTTAAATTTTATACAGACATCGTGATGCCATGCATGTACGGAGATTTATACATGTTGTTGACTGAAAGGATTATCTGTGAGTTAATTGATAACCGTCTATGATGTGCTAGGTGTTCATGCCTTACTGAAAAGCGGAGAGAGAGGCCAAGGATATCTTATACCAGATATGCGACGCCATGAAGGTGCATAtcatttattcatttttctcCTCGATACATTTTGATACGTTTGATACGATATGATTCAGTACATTCACTCGATGGACGTGATTCACTACGATATCAAGCCAAAGGTACATTCTCGTCGCCACAATCTTCTCTTGAATATGACCTCGAGGTCTGAACATACCTAGAATATCCTAGTTTCGACGGATACATCCCCAGTCATCAAAGTAGCCGATTTTGGAAATGCAGTCATAACCCAAAAAGATATACAACCTGCTTTCAAAGTACGTGATTCCTCCTTGGTTATACGAATACAA
Coding sequences within it:
- a CDS encoding putative serine/threonine-protein kinase fhkD; translated protein: MTDKERLCIALFNDSWGYLENIWDASPELIFPRDDRMFQFTVKVYDNSTGNMIVCYCSLVWNGEADQRYAKILICIPKEMSEKVTVNNQLIATDMPTALTDGDVIHYVDGGIIKAFIFRFTANRASLPLLEDIYEPVKNSPIEKGRHGTVTRMKQKGPPGHIMAVKTIDLSKLTHDSYELSVMELLANGDHKNVCNYECFFYNVPMFTIDIVMPCMYGDLYMLLTERIISEREAKDILYQICDAMKYIHSMDVIHYDIKPKNILVSTDTSPVIKVADFGNAVITQKDIQPAFKDQCGTKPYMAPEIVTLPRLTNNLLPEFFDNWYLKPGSVIKLEANNRSALDFTKKLLRPDWKSKRLSLTNAFEHDWLSNEICFPWEGSANESDTESLDEGESPCQKTSHSSDCDIYEDSESTPPDNSNTNSNAANDDLFQDNWIYSVPMFAPDRFYFGENVGLGNLDALPNFEFDTSYSQAWQDWHGFGNGQ